One Triticum dicoccoides isolate Atlit2015 ecotype Zavitan chromosome 5B, WEW_v2.0, whole genome shotgun sequence genomic window carries:
- the LOC119306366 gene encoding uncharacterized protein LOC119306366 has product MCEGRRPGHATRPPWALAAELRRREAAADARLAAARARLAEALAELERARARAAELQRRLEENYGKRRRLKRVVAATRSRIHETRALLQDRQDPPPPQQQQQLPAESDPTS; this is encoded by the coding sequence ATGTGCGAGGGGCGGCGCCCCGGGCACGCGACCCGGCCGCCGTGGGCGCTGGCGGCGGAGCTGCGGCGGAGGGAGGCCGCGGCGGAcgcgcggctggcggcggcgcgggcgcggctgGCCGAGGCGCTGGCGGAGCTGGAGCGGGCCCGGGCGCGCGCCGCCGAGCTGCAGCGCCGCCTGGAGGAGAACTACGGCAAGCGGCGCCGGCTCAAGCGGGTGGTGGCCGCCACCCGCTCCCGGATCCACGAGACCCGCGCGCTCCTCCAGGACCGCCAggacccgccgccgccgcagcagcagcagcagctccccGCCGAATCCGATCCCACCTCCTAG